The Cucurbita pepo subsp. pepo cultivar mu-cu-16 unplaced genomic scaffold, ASM280686v2 Cp4.1_scaffold001103, whole genome shotgun sequence genome contains the following window.
TGATAGAATGTTTAGATTAACGGAATATGTATTATCGCGTTCTTTTGCTTTCACAGCAAACATGAAAAATCTGATCACTTGTTTTTTTCCAGCTCTCTACTTGTTGAGTTCTACCGGTTCCgacatatttttgtttggctTTAAAAAAGTGTCATGGGGACTATCGTTGATGCTCCAAACAAGGAATAACTTGACTAAGATTTCACCTGTTATGTCTAGGAAATTGATGTCGATGAAAAGTTCAGAATCTccattttatgatttttttttcaactgcAAGCTACGTCCAGATGTTTGATCATCAACTGTTGTCTTCACTTCCTGTTTGAATTGAACTATTTGGCCCCTAAAATTTTGGCACATCTTTTATctgatttatatttttatgaaaaaattatacaCAGTCAAAATACAATTTATGCGAGTGCAGGAAACTAATTGAAGATTAGCTGAGAAGAAGTCTACATTGAGAAATTTGGATTGGGATAGTTTAGAATTCGAACTACCGAATATATATCCGGGCTGAGAAGTTTGACATATGGAAGATCTCCATTCTGTTAGTAGCCCTAGAAGAATACTCAGTCTGTCAAAGAAACGAACTTTGATCTCCTTGGACAGAGATGACAAAGCGCCTGGGTTTGGGCTATCGGGAGAACATGGCCCCAAACCTTCAGAAGTTTACGGGTTTGTGGGTTCCATCACAACAGTGGTTGCTACAGGTTCGCTTCATGTACATGCCTGTTGAGTCACTACATATGTTTGCTTTGCGTTAGGGAGCTTTGATTATGTAGTTTAACAATGGAATGTTTCAAAAACAGTTGGGATCCAATTAATTACAGAACAGTATTGGAATATTGaatcatttttcctttcatttattACGTCTGAAGAATTATTTGAGCTTAAACTTCTGTGTTTCTTATGAACAGTTGTATACTTGATCTGGGCATATGTTCCAGACTCTTGGCTGCATTCCGTTGGAATCTTCTACTATCCTAGCAGGTCAGCAATATCCCGATCCTTTGTTATTCTTTCTTCATTGCTATGAATGACACTATTTCATTGCTATGAACGGCACTATTTTGCCTTCCCTTAAGGGCTACATTGTTTGAACAAAATAAGCATTAACTGAAATTATTCTATGAGTATGGAGTCGTAGGAAGTCATCCTTCttagttaaattaaaactGCATCGGGGTCTAAGTGCATTAAGTTGTATGCTCATGAATAACTCCATTTAACCTAAAGATTTGTCAAGAACAATCTCCTGAAATTTATTTGCCTCTAGTGCACCGCTATTGATAGGAGTTTTCTCAATCAGACTTCGCTCTTCAATCAATTTATTGAATCCCCCTATTCTCAAACTCACAGTGCACACTCCACCTATAGATATTCTTAAAGGTCAATCTCGTGAAACCGAACGAGCTCTAATACACCAACCTGTTACTCCATAAGGATCTTAAATTTCTCTCCAAAACTCCTCTTGAACGTGGTTGGAGGGAGGGTGTAGGCTCCCAAAATCTAGCATAAACTCACCAGATTGAGATGGAGAACTTCCCACAAAATCTTTCATCCCACGACTCAAAAATTCTAGTTTTCTTAAGgatttctttaaaaagaaaaattgtcgATATCGATCTTTTGTCAACTATTatgaagtaaaaataattatgaagtaCTGTGAAAGATTACAATATCTCCTTAGAAAATTTATGTGATTAAATGTATAATAATGGGAAATTGGTATGAACAGATTCCTGTTTTGGTGAATAAACAAGTTCATGCATATACGGCTCCATGTCTAGAGAATGCGATGTCATATCTAATATTACTCTTACAGTCCTACTTCTGTTTCCTGGCAGTAAAAACGTTGTagtaaaataattgtttggtTGCGTGAATAAAATGGGCAATAATTTCTGCGTAGGTATTGGGCACTGGCGGTGCCTGCCTATGTCATGGTTTCTATAGCATTAGCATGGCTATTTTACATTGGTCTCAACTTTATGTCCACTCCACCGCCAACTTCCTTCAATATAATGTTTGGTAAGCTTAGTTTCCTTTATTCCGTTTACTTTGTTTGCCCTCCTTTGATTAGATGCTTTAACTTatgttcatttttctctcttacaTTGGTTTCAACCTTTTTGAGAGTTTGAAATGATGCATGAGTTCATTATTATTGAAGCTTTTAAGTCTAATTGCAGGtattttatgctttttttttttacccctGCCTTTTTAAACCATGAATTACTGGAAGATTCTTAACTTCAAGTCGAATTGAGATCAAaggaaacaaaacttttcattgGTTTAATAGAAAGAGACTAAAAAACTCGAAAATTACAAACTCTACAAAAGCATGgagaaaaaactgaaaaacaataaaacaaataaaagcaacagaaaaataaaaatattccaattAATAGATAAACCCTGAACAGAATAATCTGCTGAACACTAGGAAGAATACTGANNNNNNNNNNNNNNNNNNNNNNNNNNNNNNNNNNNNNNNNNNNNNNNNNNNNNNNNNNNNNNNNNNNNNNNNNNNNNNNNNNNNNNNNNNNNNNNNNNNNNNNNNNNNNNNNNNNNNNNNNNNNNNNNNNNNNNNNNNNNNNNNNNNNNNNNNNNNNNNNNNNNNNNNNNNNNNNNNNNNNNNNNNNNNNNNNNNNNNNNNNNNNNNNNNNNNNNNNNNNNNNNNNNNNNNNNNNNNNNNNNNNNNNNNNNNNNNNNNNNNNNNNNNNNNNNNNNNNNNNNNNNNNNNNNNNNNNNNNNNNNNNNNNNNNNNNNNNNNNNNNNNNNNNNNNNNNNNNNNNNNNNNNNNNNNNNNNNNNNNNNNNNNNNNNNNNNNNNNNNNNNNNNNNNNNNNNNNNNNNNNNNNNNNNNNNNNNNNNNNNNNNNNNNNNNNNNNNNNNNNNNNNNNNNNNNNNNNNNNNNNNNNNNNNNNNNNNNNNNNNNNNNNNNNNNNNNNNNNNNNNNNNNNNNNNNNNNNNNNNNNNNNNNNNNNNNNNNNNNNNNNNNNNNNNNNNNNNNNNNNNNNNNNNNNNNNNNNNNNNNNNNNNNNNNNNNNNNNNNNNNNNNNNNNNNNNNNNNNNNNNNNNNNNNNNNNNNNNNNNNNNNNNNNNNNNNNNNNNNNNNNNNNNNNNNNNNNNNNNNNNNNNNNNNNNNNNNNNNNNNNNNNNNNNNNNNNNNNNNNNNNNNNNNNNNNNNNNNNNNNNNNNNNNNNNNNNNNNNNNNNNNNNNNNNNNNNNNNNNNNNNNNNNNNNNNNNNNNNNNNNNNNNNNNNNNNNNNNNNNNNNNNNNNNNNNNNNNNNNNNNNNNNNNNNNNNNNNNNNNNNNNNNNNNNNNNNNNNNNNNNNNNNNNNNNNNNNNNNNNNNNNNNNNNNNNNNNNNNNNNNNNNNNNNNNNNNNNNNNNNNNNNNNNNNNNNNNNNNNNNNNNNNNNNNNNNNNNNNNNNNNNNNNNNNNNNNNNNNNNNNNNNNNNNNNNNNNNNNNNNNNNNNNNNNNNNNNNNNNNNNNNNNNNNNNNNNNNNNNNNNNNNNNNNNNNNNNNNNNNNNNNNNNNNNNNNNNNNNNNNNNNNNNNNNNNNNNNNNNNNNNNNNNNNNNNNNNNNNNNNNNNNNNNNNNNNNNNNNNNNNNNNNNNNNNNNNNNNNNNNNNNNNNNNNNNNNNNNNNNNNNNNNNNNNNNNNNNNNNNNNNNNNNNNNNNNNNNNNNNNNNNNNNNNNNNNNNNNNNNNNNNNNNNNNNNNNNNNNNNNNNNNNNNNNNNNNNNNNNNNNNNNNNNNNNNNNNNNNNNNNNNNNNNNNNNNNNNNNNNNNNNNNNNNNNNNNNNNNNNNNNNNNNNNNNNNNNNNNNNNNNNNNNNNNNNNNNNNNNNNNNNNNNNNNNNNNNNNNNNNNNNNNNNNNNNNNNNNNNNNNNNNNNNNNNNNNNNNNNNNNNNNNNNNNNNNNNNNNNNNNNNNNNNNNNNNNNNNNNNNNNNNNNNNNNNNNNNNNNNNNNNNNNNNNNNNNNNNNNNNNNNNNNNNNNNNNNNNNNNNNNNNNNNNNNNNNNNNNNNNNNNNNNNNNNNNNNNNNNNNNNNNNNNNNNNNNNNNNNNNNNNNNNNNNNNNNNNNNNNNNNNNNNNNNNNNNNNNNNNNNNNNNNNNNNNNNNNNNNNNNNNNNNNNNNNNNNNNNNNNNNNNNNNNNNNNNNNNNNNNNNNNNNNNNNNNNNNNNNNNNNNNNNNNNNNNNNNNNNNNNNNNNNNNNNNNNNNNNNNNNNNNNNNNNNNNNNNNNNNNNNNNNNNNNNNNNNNNNNNNNNNNNNNNNNNNNNNNNNNNNNNNNNNNNNNNNNNNNNNNNNNNNNNNNNNNNNNNNNNNNNNNNNNNNNNNNNNNNNNNNNNNNNNNNNNNNNNNNNNNNNNNNNNNNNNNNNNNNNNNNNNNNNNNNNNNNNNNNNNNNNNNNNNNNNNNNNNNNNNNNNNNNNNNNNNNNNNNNNNNNNNNNNNNNNNNNNNNNNNNNNNNNNNNNNNNNNNNNNNNNNNNNNNNNNNNNNNNNNNNNNNNNNNNNNNNNNNNNNNNNNNNNNNNNNNNNNNNNNNNNNNNNNNNNNNNNNNNNNNNNNNNNNNNNNNNNNNNNNNNNNNNNNNNNNNNNNNNNNNNNNNNNNNNNNNNNNNNNNNNNNNNNNNNNNNNNNNNNNNNNNNNNNNNNNNNNNNNNNNNNNNNNNNNNNNNNNNNNNNNNNNNNNNNNNNNNNNNNNNNNNNNNNNNNNNNNNNNNNNNNNNNNNNNNNNNNNNNNACTGGCGAACGTTTGAGAAAATAAGCATAATTAGGTGTTGCCCCAGGTCATACAGAAAAATAGGCAAGAAATAGAGAACAATAAACATTTACCTCTTTTTTCCCTAAGAGCATGTAGAAATGATTAAGCAACGACTGCTTGGCTTCCTTGACTTGGCAATAAACCACTGCTTTGGGGATAGTATTTCTTAAAGTGTCTGATACCATTCCCACATAAGAGGAAACGTTTGATCCTATCCGCCGAAAATGACCCTCTGCGTATCGATCCCCTGCCGGGGCAGTGGCAGCAGCAGCACCCGGGCCTCCGGCTTTCTCTATCTCCTGAGGAAGTCTTCGAAAGAAATCCACAGTCAAGTAGGAAGATTCCATGTCAACGAGACGTATCACCGTCTTCTTACTCTCGTCGCGAAATCTTTCCAAGGCCTCATTTGAAGCAGCAGCTATCTCAGCTTGTAAAGTGGGAAAGCGTTTTAATTCCTAAAAGTCCAAATCAAAAcatgaacaaattttaaaaaaaaaagatatatagatatatagatataaatatatatatatagtctcATAATATACCTGTGTTTCTCCAATGGACTTCCTCACAAGttcttttaaaacaaagtGAACCTAAATGGAAGTTTCATATGTGAGGCTCTCAAAAATGACTAGAACGTAAAGACTAATAATGACGTCCGATTAAAAGAGAAGCTAAAAGAAGCGACTTACAGCATCCACAGAAGCCTCAGCTGGCCCCCTGAAATAATTCAGAGATCCCTCGATTAGTCGTCGGTAACCTTGTTCGGGAGCAATCAAGTGAGGTTGATAACCATCTGCCTCCGAGACAATTTTTCTCACATTCTGCATGGAAAGATGGCGATCGAAGGGAAGCTTTCTCAAAGCAGCAGGAAGCTGGTGGTCGAAAACCCCATAGATACGATCACCTCCAGGTCGCCTAGAAGagtaacaaaaattattaaatctctagctttcttctcctttgagggag
Protein-coding sequences here:
- the LOC111786152 gene encoding phosphatidylinositol N-acetylglucosaminyltransferase subunit P-like — protein: MEDLHSVSSPRRILSLSKKRTLISLDRDDKAPGFGLSGEHGPKPSEVYGFVGSITTVVATVVYLIWAYVPDSWLHSVGIFYYPSRYWALAVPAYVMVSIALAWLFYIGLNFMSTPPPTSFNIMFGKLSFLYSVYFVCPPLIRCFNLCSFFSLTLVSTFLRV
- the LOC111786153 gene encoding dynamin-related protein 1E-like gives rise to the protein TYIFFLFLKVLEGRSYRLQHPWVGIVNRSQADINKNVDMIIARRKEREYFATSSDYGHLASKMGSEYLAKLLSKHLESVIRARIPSITSLINKSIDELESEMDHLGRPIAVDAGAQLYTILELCRAFDRIFKEHLEGGRPGGDRIYGVFDHQLPAALRKLPFDRHLSMQNVRKIVSEADGYQPHLIAPEQGYRRLIEGSLNYFRGPAEASVDAVHFVLKELVRKSIGETQELKRFPTLQAEIAAASNEALERFRDESKKTVIRLVDMESSYLTVDFFRRLPQEIEKAGGPGAAAATAPAGDRYAEGHFRRIGSNVSSYVGMVSDTLRNTIPKAVVYCQVKEAKQSLLNHFYMLLGKKEVNVYCSLFLAYFSV